TGTTTCCACCAGATTCGGCTTCAACACTACTATAGGCAAGCCAATTGGTGTGCGGGTAGTCTTGCAAGGTTGAGTGCTAGTCAGGATTTagactttattttatatgataGTCCGCCTGTGGACATTGTTAATACTTTTGAAAATGACCTTAATGGCATATACTATAATCGGCTTTGTCCTAAATCTCTTATTGTTTCTTACTTTGTTTTAATGAATcgtcttttaccaaaaaaaaaaaaaaaaaaattaagcaggTAGAACTTATTAAGGCCCAATCACCTCGAGCATATCCAAGCGGAACTTTGGACGATTCTCGTGGATCTCCCTAGTGCTTGAAATGGACTCTCGCAAggctttaattttctttgtcaACTTGTGATTCTAAACTTTCGCCGTGGCTCTCTGTTTTGCTTGATGATTGAGCAGAATTGCTAGAGCATGCTTGGAGGGTAGAGCCTTGGCACATTTATCATTAAATACATTATACATGTGTTGGTATTTTGGCTAACCATGGGTCTCAAAGGTTGTAACATGAGGAATATGGTTCAGAACTCAGTTGCTGAAACCTCCTTCCGTACCCAATTGAAGCGAAGAGACAAAGCTAAAACATGGCTTTGTTTTTGAGCTGAAAAGGAGTATGTTGACTGAATAAAAGGTTTTGGGTGCTAGTTGATAGAGAGATGGGAGGATTGGGTTCTAGTTGATAGATAGAGTGAATGAGTCATGGATTAGGTTAAGGGATTCATGCCTTCTGTCAGCTAAAACACTCATATACAAAGATGTTTAAAGGCCCTGGCCCCTGGGTTCTTCCACTTCTAATAGGACTAGGACTTTAGAGAAATAACGTAAAATAAACCAAGTAATGGCCACAAAAAGGGCCAATACCTCATACTCATGACTGGCAATTGAAGCCCACTTCCAGCAATTacaaaaatgaacaattttatcCATCACTCAATAAActcaaataaagtaaaaaactaaaaaaaaaaaaaaaaaaaaaaaaaagggttcatCCAACATCCATACCTAaacaattgtaactcaactggcACCTCTTGGTGTTTTTAATGAAGAGGTTCAATGTTCAAACCCCACGCATAATTGTAACTATTGAACTATCCAAAAGAATCCAACATccataaaaaagaaacacattAGTGTCTTCACTTGATGATCAAGACTTTTAAATTCTATAGTATCTAAAAATAGATATCATGAACCTGGTAAGACTACCACAGACACGCTACCAGAACAAAAGAGCTTCTTATTCGGCTGCGGTGAATAGAATATCAATGTTAGGCTTCTAAAGGCAGTACTTCTCTCTATAATCACGTCATAAATATAGGATGAAGTCATTCTAACAGTCCCCATATAGCTCAATACAGCCAAAACAAAAGATatcaaaactccaagaaagTAGGCTATGCCCATCATAGATCAGTTTTCCCTTATTTCCTTCTCAATTTCAAAAGTCTAAACTTGAGCAAAGGCGCTAATTGAGAATAAATCAATATAACAACTAGTGTATATGCTGTTAACCCATAGAATTACTTAGCAAAGTTAGGATTTGCATAAGCAGTCAGTGTAGATTATCAGTGTAGGGGCACCTTAACAACCTTACAAAACCGTGTAAAATTTAAGTATGAAGCCCAAGGGAGTGTACTAAGAATGTCCTTTATGTGTGGATCAGTGTGtgataaacaataaaaattttgcaaatatacGGTATTAATCACTGGACTTTCTCAACTAGGCAATCTACTTGCCAAATCAAATAACATTCGACCCATAGAAAAATAACTTCCCATGCAGTTACAGACCTCTAGATCATTATTGGTTTGGCCAAGGCATCTCTTAGCACATATAATCTAGTTATATATAAGCAGTCAAAGATGATCAACATGTGAGCCTTTATTGAGTATCAGTTATTGTTCTGGTTCTGATTCTCCAATTGAAGATTTTGAACGCAACTAAAGAACAAAACTTAGCAACTTAAATCAATAATTTGTCCACTAAAACAAATATCAGGTAACCTAAtgcatcaaaaaagaaaaatgcattctTATTACTGTGCACATACACGGGTTCTCTTTGTTTTAACTTAAAATCCCAGGTTATTTTCACCAACTAACATATGTACATCTCTTTAAAGTTATGTTCACCAAGCTTCACATAGACAACAATGTCTCTTTTACCTTCCACATCAAATATACCCCTCGTGTttccaaaattgaaaaaggGCTATCTTGTGGCAAACTATTAAATTgagaacaaaagagaaaaacagtAACTTCATGCACTTGATACAACCCAGTTCAATCTATATTTGTACAGCTGAGGAAACAAATGCTAGTTATGACAAGTTGAAACCTTAAactcaaagaaagcaaaaatttaCTTTTACATCATTCTTCAGGTATACTCGTCTCACCAAACCACCGCGGGGGATCAAATCCAGAACCACCTGACAAAGTACCAGAAAATTCATTCTTATTacaatatacatacatacacatattatacctattaaaatgaaaacagaGAGAAATACTAAGTTATAACCATTATTACCAAGGGGATTGCAACGACATAGACGCCAAGCAGTTAAGACAGTACCCTTAACAACTCCGTACTTTTTGTAAGCTGACATGGAATACTCACTACATGTTGGAACATAACGACAACTTTTTGGCATCAGCGGCGATATTTCtcctaaaacaaaatttaaggaaTAAATTACTGTTCCTAAGAATAGCAATACCCagtattcaaaaattaaaaagaactcacttttataaaaattgagCATAGATAGTGCGGCTTTAACTCCTATATTGTCGACTTCATTTTCTGCTTCTTCCACATTCCCTGAATTTGAGTCTTCTGTGCTCAACTTGTAAAGGATTTGGTGTCGGTGGCCAAGAGTCTTGATAGGAACGAAACTGATCGAATTATGTTTTCGATGATTGGTGCTAAAGCGAGAACTTGGGGTTTTGAAATTTGGGTATTGGGAGTGAGGCCATGAAGTGAAGGGTTTATGGCAGTTCAGGGAGGCAACAACCGCCATGTTTAGATTCTAGagcttattttttttactactattagatatttttgcccttccttttctatttttttggggggtttttaTTACCTGTTACAATTATTTATGAATGTATttataaattagattaaaattttgaattctctttcccctattaaaaaaaaaaaaaaaaaaaaaaactccaattCTCTTCCATTTCTTTGGAGGTAGGATATgcgatattttaaaaattaaataaataacatgtattGCACATCAAGTTAAAAATATATGAGAGAATTCAATTGGAAATgaacattttataaaattttataatttgacatttatttataatttcgaTACATCAttcaaattagagtttaaaataATAGGTTAATGATAGCTAATCACTCGAAAgtcaaaacaacaaaatatatcttaattaaaaattaatctaTATGCTCATATGTTAATTTAGAAGGTAGAGTGGAtgttataaattaattttaaattgagGGGAAGGCGGATTTAAATTTTGATCGTCtgtattgaaaatattaaaagtgtCAGTTAaattacaagattttttttttttttttgggcactaaattttatagttaatagtgatctctctctctcatgagtTATCTAAAGAAATCCATTTAAAGGACACATTGGAGCCATTATTTTGGcatgcatatttttttttaagggatcaaaatttcattatgaTTTATCTAGGTGATTTTTCACATTCCAACGGGGGAATAGAGTGAGGAGAGAGTAAAAGTTTACCTAGACTTTATAATGATGTAAGAAAAGTTTTCACCTACCTAccccaattattattttttaacctatCATTTACATATCTTATATTTGATAAAAACACTCATATAAATAGTTAAGTTGcaaaaagttttgtaacttaacTGACATTTCTTAGTGTTTCAAATAGAAGTGTTCGGAGTTTAAATATCCTCCGCCCAAGTtccaactatcgaattatcaaatatatataagcTTAGCATTATTTATGAATAAAGACTTGATTTGCATCATTGAATATTATatgttgtttttattaattttccatatatattatttttttaaaattaatttacttgtCATATAGCGACTCATATGGTACGTAATTGCCCTTACCTTCAAGTTATGCAAAGGATGGGACAAAGTAATTCTTTTGAAAGGTAAGGGCAAgctttccttctcaaaaaaattacttcttcgaaaaaaaaaaaaaaagggtaagggCAAAGTTTATCtccactatttttttaaaggaatttctttttgttttaatgaaaaactatCATATCACTTATGTAGGGACATAAATTCGTAATGACCCCAAATTGatattgggctcgtacgtaaagggccccaaacaatataatttgtagagcgtgggtttgaaaggctaggctttGGTCATCGGACGGTGTTTTGGGTGGCTCCGGTTAGTGAATCTCGTCCAAGGAGTTTGTGGAGCTTTGTGGTCTTATTATCCTCATTTTTTCTGGGACTCCATGGTTTGGGAGACGGATTGTCCCCCCCTCCCTCATACTGCCTCTCTTAACTTTTTATATGGACATTTACCCTTTCGCCAGCGTCCACATGTAAGCTCAATTTTTTAGGGTTTAAGACTTGTCctgtcagcccatacctagagtgatTGGGGGGTGGTTGCAAAAACTGAAGAGTATGGTCCTGTCAGGTACAGAATGCTTTACTGCAGTACTGGCAGCCTTTTACTTAGGTTGTTTCTGCACTGTGCTCACTCTTCCTTTTATGGGCATTATGGGATGCCGAGCACaaggtcgtcctcggccatttcctCTCCTCGGCGCAGGCCTTAGGCCTTAATATGTAATGGGTCGAGGTCATAAATTCTCTGACCCcataataacccctcaaaatcttactgtccgacctcttggtcggagatgagcgttttggtgatgccaaaccttTATTACAGTCTGCTTAGTTCTACCCTTTATTAATGTGGGTGTCTCTTCGTTTGCCAAGGAAATGCACCAGGTTACGAGACATTCTTCTAGATTTACTCACGATGCGCTCCTGCCGTTTCAGTGTTCGAGGCGCGactttaatgatttccctttacgagaccacTCAGATCCAACGGTTATTGACAGCGTTAGGGAGTTGAATGGATATATTCTAGTTTACAGCTCTTATTGGAAATCTGTATAAATTAAATGCCACCCA
The DNA window shown above is from Quercus lobata isolate SW786 chromosome 7, ValleyOak3.0 Primary Assembly, whole genome shotgun sequence and carries:
- the LOC115953646 gene encoding UPF0161 protein At3g09310, whose protein sequence is MAVVASLNCHKPFTSWPHSQYPNFKTPSSRFSTNHRKHNSISFVPIKTLGHRHQILYKLSTEDSNSGNVEEAENEVDNIGVKAALSMLNFYKREISPLMPKSCRYVPTCSEYSMSAYKKYGVVKGTVLTAWRLCRCNPLGGSGFDPPRWFGETSIPEE